The following are encoded in a window of Fusarium falciforme chromosome 11, complete sequence genomic DNA:
- a CDS encoding F-box domain-containing protein, whose protein sequence is MSSTPKICAWTDLPPEVWSEICRHLPKPALLRLRLVSSKLSAIGLPWVYKSLRLEARTDSAERFILISKNPKLRHLVREVTVKTWGNHGHDQDPNGPWQISWPFAKALPYLRCFTNVTTLHVRFHESLGVSYYAPVAYDVEHSGLFRYRVMETICHCVMGMWTPEIQAKIDETARFHRYFSDTHPLQYADGHEIPLGHVMPLRGLTISNLSPYKDYLAEDSGALKKMLSLPSLVNLKLLITSGGRPDRDRAQSLLENGMLQTLPKTWMFPSIAENLQILSLVYGECWGLYPKVDFRQLGESSLPRLKVLVLGNYVFGQAWQVDWVASVGQENGGLQELYLVKCPIIVRAWRRRPFDDGDNDESVTETFTGPEPGLGVREYHLRWHNVLSRWAESMNGLRVFCMGEGPEGRDTSKLIHQLAQEEDVMSRRHNDRKHQGFASEICTEKEKRLKYARLNINMFHGHSGWKPALQVKSPGDVSEGDTRIRDEVAYERLMSMVNARVSAQGSL, encoded by the coding sequence ATGTCATCAACTCCCAAAATCTGCGCCTGGACCGACCTGCCTCCAGAGGTATGGAGTGAGATATGCCGACACCTTCCGAAGCCGGCACTGCTCCGACTGCGGCTTGTGTCTAGCAAGCTAAGCGCCATTGGCTTACCCTGGGTGTACAAAAGCCTACGCCTCGAGGCCCGTACCGACTCAGCCGAGAgattcatcctcatctccaagaaTCCCAAGCTTCGCCATCTCGTACGAGAGGTCACGGTAAAGACCTGGGGGAATCACGGTCACGATCAAGACCCGAACGGGCCCTGGCAGATTTCCTGGCCTTTTGCCAAAGCCCTACCCTATCTGCGCTGCTTCACCAACGTCACTACACTTCATGTCCGCTTTCACGAATCATTGGGAGTTTCCTACTACGCCCCGGTGGCTTACGATGTTGAACATTCAGGGCTTTTCCGATACAGGGTCATGGAAACGATATGCCACTGTGTGATGGGCATGTGGACACCAGAGATACAAGCCAAGATTGATGAAACGGCACGGTTCCATCGATATTTCAGCGACACACACCCCCTCCAGTATGCCGATGGCCATGAGATCCCCTTGGGCCACGTCATGCCACTCCGAGGGCTCACCATTTCCAACCTGTCACCTTATAAAGATTATCTCGCCGAGGATTCGGGAGCGTTGAAAAAGATGTTGTCTCTACCAAGTCTCGTCAACCTCAAACTCTTGATTACTTCCGGCGGTCGTCCCGATCGTGATAGGGCCCAATCACTGTTAGAAAATGGTATGCTCCAGACGCTGCCCAAGACGTGGATGTTCCCCAGCATCGCCGAAAATCTGCAGATACTTTCGCTCGTCTATGGCGAATGCTGGGGCCTATACCCCAAAGTCGACTTTCGACAACTCGGTGAATCATCGCTCCCGAGACTCAAGGTCCTCGTTCTCGGAAATTACGTCTTTGGTCAAGCGTGGCAGGTTGACTGGGTCGCCTCGGTAGGCCAGGAGAATGGCGGACTACAAGAGCTATATCTTGTCAAATGCCCCATCATTGTGAGGGCCTGGCGTCGACGTCCCTTTGACGATGGAGATAATGATGAGTCCGTCACTGAGACTTTCACTGGGCCTGAGCCTGGCCTTGGGGTCCGTGAGTATCACCTTCGATGGCACAATGTCCTTTCCCGATGGGCAGAGTCCATGAACGGGTTGAGGGTGTTTTGCATGGGCGAAGGCCCCGAGGGTCGGGATAcctccaagctcatccaTCAACTTGCTCAAGAAGAGGATGTAATGTCCCGTCGCCACAATGATAGGAAGCATCAAGGCTTTGCGTCCGAGATATGCacagagaaggaaaagcgGCTGAAATATGCCAggctcaacatcaacatgtTTCACGGTCATTCAGGTTGGAAACCAGCTTTGCAGGTCAAAAGTCCAGGGGATGTTTCTGAGGGTGATACAAGAATCAGGGACGAAGTCGCGTATGAGCGGCTCATGTCGATGGTCAATGCAAGGGTTTCGGCGCAAGGTTCTTTGTGA